The following is a genomic window from Spirosoma foliorum.
ACTTATAGCAGTGGTGGTGCAACCATGAAGTGTGAGATTCCCGGAGGAGGAGGTGGCGAAGGGATAGCTGCTAACCCAGCCACTAACTTAGTCTATATTGCATCAGCAAATAGTAAAACCCTGCAGATTTACAATTATGCTACGGGTACCTATGTGACTTCGATTCCTTTTTCCGGTAGCAAGCCAAATGGTTTTGGAGAGATATTGGATATATCGGGAACTGCTGATGGGGCCTATTTATATTTAAGTACATATAGTGGTCTAAGAAAGTTTAGTACAGCAACCAATACGGTAGTAGCCACTTATCCCTTGGCGAATTTTTTATCGACTCCGGTCGAACTATGGGGAAGTGCGGTTAATCCTACAACAGGTAATATCTACGTATCTACAAACTTTCGTAACGTTGGGTCGACGATTCAGTATGTATCCCCTACGTTAACAGGCTCTCCCACACTGGTGGCAACTGCTCCTAGTGGATATTATTACCGAGGGCTTGTCTTTGACGCCAGCGGAAATTTATGGGCAATACTGTCTGGCGATGGGGTTAATGGAGCTGATAAGTTGGTGAAAATAAACGGTACAACAGGAGCCGTTATTGCAACATATACATTCCCCACACCAAGTTCACATGCGGCAAGTACGACCAATGGGAATGTAAATGCTTGGGATATTACAGTTGGTCCTGATGGCAATATGTATATTTCGACATATAATGGTGACTGTGTAACCAAGTTTGATGTAACAACAAACTCTTTCTCAACCTATATACCATATGTAGCTAATTCGGGAGGAAAGACATTGCAGTTTGTTTGTGGCGATGTACAATGTCCAAGTGCATTACTGGGTGGTAAGGTTTGGGCGGACACCGACAAAGACGGTCAACTGGACGGTGCCGAAACGGGGGTAGCCAGTAGTACGGTCACGCTCTATAATCAGAACACAGGTGCACCGGTGAGCACGACAGTGACGGATGCTTCTGGCTCATATCAGTTTACGACCTTGCCAGCAGGCAATTATTATGTGAAGTTTACAGCACCTACGGGGTATACCTACACCACAGCTAATGTGGGTAACGATGCTACCGATAGTGATGTTAGCTCAACAACAGGAACATCGGGAACTACAGGTACATATAGCCTAACGGTAGGACAGGCCAATCTGACGGTCTATGCCGGGTTAATTCCTCCTCAGCCACCGATCGCGACCAGTGATATCAATAATACGCGGATCAACACGCCGGTACCAGGCAATGTGCTCACCAACGACACCGATCCCCAGGGTCTGCCGTTGACCACCACGTTGCTCAATCAGCCCACCAACGGGACGGTGGTGCTGAATCCCGATGGCAGCTATGTCTACACCCCGCCCACCAATTTCACGGGCACGGTCAACTTCTGCTACAAGGCCACCAACACGGCGGGTCTGAGCAGTACGGCCTGCGTGACCATCAATGTGATCCCCGATCCAACCACGCCGGTCAACCATCCGCCGGTGCCGAATGATGATGACACCCAGACGACGATGGGTACCCCGGTGAAGGTGGTGATTCTGGCCAACGACACCGATCCCGACAGCAACACGTCAGGTAACGGTCAGTTGAACACGCCCACCTTGCTGGGTCAACCTGCCCAGGGTACGGCGGCAGTGAACCCCGACGGCAGTGTAACCTACACCCCACCGGCGAACTTCACGGGCGTAGTTACCTTCCCCTACCAGGTGTGCGACAAGGCGAGCAGTCCGCTGTGTGCCACGGCCCTGGTCACGGTCACGGTACTACCAACGCCCCCAGCTAATACCACGCTGGCCCCGGTAGCGGTCGATGATGCGCTGCTGACAATGGTCAACACCCCCAAGCAGGGAACGGTAGCGGCCAATGACAGTGATCCCAACAGCCCAGCCTTACCGCTGACGTTCACGGGAGGTCAGCCTACGCACGGCACGGTGGTTCTGAACCCCGATGGTACGTATACCTATACGCCGACAACGGGCTACAGTGGTCCGGACAGTTTCACCTACACCGCCTGCAACAGTGCGGGTAAGTGCGACAAGGCCACCGTCAGCATTACGGTGCTGCCCCTGGCTTGTGAGAAGCCAACCCTAACGGTGGGTTCTCCGGTGTGTAATCCAGCCAATGGCACCTACTCGGTAAGCTTCTTTAGTAGTGTGGCCATCATCACAGCCAGCGCCGGTACACTATCTGGTACCATCGTAACGGGCATTCCGGTGGGCACCAATGTGATCCTGACAGCCAGCAGCGGGGCCAGTTGTGCCAACTCGACGACGGTAACCTCACCGGCTTCGTGTGCGGCCAACCCAACTTGCAGCCAGCCTCAGTTGAGTGTGGGTCAGCCCATCTGTAACGGCAGCACCTATACGGTCGCCTTCAGTCTGAACGGCGCTGGCACGGTAACTACTTCGGCAGGTACGGTCTCGGGTAACACCGTGATCAACATCCCGATTGGCACCAATGTGGTGGTTACGGCCACCAACGGTAGCTGCGTGAGCAACCTGAGCGTTGGCTCGCCAGCCTCCTGCAGCAATGTGTGTGAGAATCCGGCCATTACGCTGGGGGCTCCGATCTGTAGTGGTTCGACCTACTCGGTGAGCTTCACGACGGTGTCGGGAGCCACGGTAGTGGCCAGTGCGGGCACGGTATCAGGCAACCAGGTGGTGAATGTACCCTCGGGCAGCAGCCTGACGCTGACGGTAACCACCACCAATGGCTGTAGTGCCAAGGTGGTCAATCTACCGGCTACCAACTGTGTACAAGCACCGATCGCGACCAGTGATATCAACAATACGCGGATCAACACGCCGGTACCGGGCAATGTGCTCACCAACGACACCGATCCCCAGGGTCTGCCGTTGACCACCACGTTGCTCAATCAGCCGACCAATGGTACGGTGGCGCTCAACCCCGATGGCAGCTACGTGTACACCCCGCCAACTAACTTTACGGGGACGGTTAACTTCTGCTACGTGGCCACCAACACGGCTAACCTGAGCAGCACGGCCTGCGTGACCATCAATGTGATTCCGGATCCAACGACCCCAGTCAACCATCCACCGGTGCCCAACGATGACGACACCCAGACGACGATGGGTACCCCGGTGAAGGTGGTGATTCTGGCCAACGACACCGATCCTGACAGCAACACGTCAGGTAACGGTCAGTTGAACACACCCACCCTGCTGGGTCAACCTTCGGTTGGTACGGCGGCAGTGAACCCCGATGGCAGTGTAACCTACACCCCACCGGCGAACTTCACGGGGGTAGTCACCTTCCCCTACCAGGTGTGCGACAAGGCCACGAGTCCCTTGTGTGCCACAGCGCTGGTAACAGTAACGGTACTACCGACCCCGCCAGTGGGTACCACCCTGGCCCCGGTGGCGGTGGACGATGCCTTGCTGACGATGGTCAACACGCCTAAACAGGGCACGGTGGCTTCGAACGATAGTGACCCCAACAGTCCGGCTCTGCCGCTGACGTTTA
Proteins encoded in this region:
- a CDS encoding Ig-like domain-containing protein produces the protein MTRQHLFRQMLRSSLPYLGVCRKQIPLDTIPAKKPPTDQAMGQTTTQIMTRMKQSFISAAQYAGKRYSTVWWLSPLLILFVLTFPASSMVNKVVKGAADSIIGTITNLASVTDAAISKVGPTTVSPSGVVSYTLLVSNQGTTDLTNVTVTDPVAANFNVTSVSCNAGSGSGTAASCPTSPTPAGLQSGLVIPSIPANSAVALVVTGTATGAIGSSITNTATVSVTGDTNSGNNSSTAVTQITNPSCTGTQSVYKLDPTATAAANSVSANGGTISLVYSLSSGPAVTGIGNSFTVPLQYSDLNAYNGTDHQWSLIGSMFSYSPYGVGSNGFSIGPATAIAGVGLETGSIFNGLPANNLQQEAWAGTARDAEFKNWIQTGAIDPVGTFSITVGDIPATPSGYSLVSKGFTIEGEANASTNGNGFDQAGFWLHPVEQTLYYNAANTSYQIPLEVPYNSSHSYIYTAFSYQSINVRANAGGIRGAVFTGQVVFQNTASCGADLSVTKTPSSGTVLAGNPVTYTVVVSNAGSLAANGATVSDPAVANFTATSVSCSGASGGAVCPTVSVASLQSGNVTIGTFPSGSSVTLVITGLAGSSGTIANTVTVTPPNGTSDFNMANNSRTATTPIGVAIVANPESTTTSPGTAVTIPVLSNDTDNGSPATTSNVTLPTISTPPVTGTATVNNDGTITYTPPPGYNGPVSFTYTICDKTTPTVCSTAVVTVNVQCDKYTLFIGEQNFTTGIPTTLVMTYSSGGATMKCEIPGGGGGEGIAANPATNLVYIASANSKTLQIYNYATGTYVTSIPFSGSKPNGFGEILDISGTADGAYLYLSTYSGLRKFSTATNTVVATYPLANFLSTPVELWGSAVNPTTGNIYVSTNFRNVGSTIQYVSPTLTGSPTLVATAPSGYYYRGLVFDASGNLWAILSGDGVNGADKLVKINGTTGAVIATYTFPTPSSHAASTTNGNVNAWDITVGPDGNMYISTYNGDCVTKFDVTTNSFSTYIPYVANSGGKTLQFVCGDVQCPSALLGGKVWADTDKDGQLDGAETGVASSTVTLYNQNTGAPVSTTVTDASGSYQFTTLPAGNYYVKFTAPTGYTYTTANVGNDATDSDVSSTTGTSGTTGTYSLTVGQANLTVYAGLIPPQPPIATSDINNTRINTPVPGNVLTNDTDPQGLPLTTTLLNQPTNGTVVLNPDGSYVYTPPTNFTGTVNFCYKATNTAGLSSTACVTINVIPDPTTPVNHPPVPNDDDTQTTMGTPVKVVILANDTDPDSNTSGNGQLNTPTLLGQPAQGTAAVNPDGSVTYTPPANFTGVVTFPYQVCDKASSPLCATALVTVTVLPTPPANTTLAPVAVDDALLTMVNTPKQGTVAANDSDPNSPALPLTFTGGQPTHGTVVLNPDGTYTYTPTTGYSGPDSFTYTACNSAGKCDKATVSITVLPLACEKPTLTVGSPVCNPANGTYSVSFFSSVAIITASAGTLSGTIVTGIPVGTNVILTASSGASCANSTTVTSPASCAANPTCSQPQLSVGQPICNGSTYTVAFSLNGAGTVTTSAGTVSGNTVINIPIGTNVVVTATNGSCVSNLSVGSPASCSNVCENPAITLGAPICSGSTYSVSFTTVSGATVVASAGTVSGNQVVNVPSGSSLTLTVTTTNGCSAKVVNLPATNCVQAPIATSDINNTRINTPVPGNVLTNDTDPQGLPLTTTLLNQPTNGTVALNPDGSYVYTPPTNFTGTVNFCYVATNTANLSSTACVTINVIPDPTTPVNHPPVPNDDDTQTTMGTPVKVVILANDTDPDSNTSGNGQLNTPTLLGQPSVGTAAVNPDGSVTYTPPANFTGVVTFPYQVCDKATSPLCATALVTVTVLPTPPVGTTLAPVAVDDALLTMVNTPKQGTVASNDSDPNSPALPLTFTGGQPMHGTVVLNPDGTYTYTPTTGYSGPDSFTYTACNSAGKCDKATVSITVLPPTVVGTVNGYVWNDTNKDGLQSSGETGVANVTVTLYNATTNQPVSSTVTDATGHYVFSNLPQGSYYVQFTTPAGKTYTTPNVGSNDAVDSDAGLNGQTSSFTLSQSQPSSTQDAGLVPICPTCTTNITVK